From the Manihot esculenta cultivar AM560-2 chromosome 3, M.esculenta_v8, whole genome shotgun sequence genome, one window contains:
- the LOC110610720 gene encoding F-box/kelch-repeat protein At3g06240, which yields MFKLPQDLIVEIFSRLPVKPLIRFKCLSKTWHSMISNPEFAKLQLSRSKDVSCRRLLLSTWPPQTLDYETFYDGNVRILSYPSIVKGPPHDFYVGILGSCNGLVYLLDDYGCMFLWNPTTGDYRELPNPNGAIYGMFRCGLGYNFSTDDYGVLFASKFTANDSKETIVELYTLTTGTWKRIEEIDAVSQSYGRPGIFWNGALYWLETKRRGLNEVYVLVAFDMVEEKFKEVLPLEDHFNPDDIVSLGVSGNRLCIFCETRGNSFEALILNVNGNEASLSRLFSFPHHEFPGYGNNALCLTENGEVLMDSDGWEIYLYNPKQGSMKMFRVQNYTDSESKLYVESLVSPNN from the coding sequence ATGTTCAAGTTACCTCAGGATCTCATTGTTGAAATATTCTCCAGGCTGCCAGTCAAGCCTTTGATTCGCTTTAAATGCCTGAGCAAAACCTGGCACTCAATGATCTCCAATCCCGAGTTCGCCAAGCTCCAGCTCAGTAGATCAAAGGACGTTAGCTGCCGAAGACTCCTCCTCTCAACATGGCCTCCTCAAACTTTAGATTATGAAACATTCTATGATGGTAATGTCAGAATCCTCAGTTATCCTAGCATAGTGAAAGGTCCTCCTCACGACTTCTATGTTGGAATTCTGGGATCCTGTAACGGGCTGGTTTATTTACTCGATGATTATGGCTGCATGTTCTTGTGGAATCCGACTACTGGAGATTACAGGGAATTGCCTAACCCCAATGGTGCAATCTATGGTATGTTTCGCTGTGGACTTGGTTACAACTTCTCTACTGATGATTATGGAGTATTATTTGCCAGCAAGTTTACTGCTAACGATTCTAAAGAAACTATAGTTGAACTTTATACGTTAACAACTGGCACCTGGAAAAGAATTGAAGAGATTGATGCAGTTTCTCAATCATATGGAAGACCAGGAATTTTTTGGAATGGAGCTCTATATTGGTTGGAAACAAAAAGAAGGGGTCTTAATGAAGTTTATGTACTTGTTGCATTTGATATGGTGGAGGAGAAGTTCAAGGAAGTACTGCCACTAGAGGATCATTTCAACCCCGACGACATTGTAAGCTTGGGGGTGTCGGGAAATCGGCTGTGTATATTTTGTGAAACCAGAGGAAACAGTTTTGAGGCTTTGATATTGAACGTGAACGGCAATGAAGCATCTTTGAGTAGATTATTCAGTTTTCCTCATCACGAATTTCCTGGATATGGAAATAATGCTTTGTGCTTGACAGAGAATGGAGAAGTTTTAATGGACTCTGATGGATGGGAAATATACTTGTACAACCCAAAACAAGGCAGCATGAAGATGTTTCGAGTGCAGAACTATACGGATTCAGAATCAAAGTTATATGTGGAAAGTCTAGTTTCACCCAATAATTAA
- the LOC110610721 gene encoding uncharacterized protein LOC110610721 isoform X2 translates to MIDLRHFQAGKTSSCDRKRRKKKEIARKRRSNQNWRQMKQERNRRLGSSFRRVAEYHLQVLILSSGLFVLCHMDSWGLNCIEGNMTNSQRRGLDLDLDLNYPIAPQIRALDLSLGLSIYANSEEVQAQVHGWSHRQTTNVIEVLDDEVAIISPRAFSRARENSERNHSHGMREVIGEATGAVTGCTAVTTLCTNCKRRIPDDCEPCLNPGTSNKKKANNVSLMEDVLQPVSMPDESIFSCPVCMGPFIEPTATRQKVGKRGIFRVYLPTNN, encoded by the exons ATGATAGATCTAAGGCATTTTCAAGCTGGAAAGACATCCTCGTGTGATCGGAAgcgaagaaagaagaaagaaatcgCAAGGAAACGGCGAAGCAATCAAAATTGGCGGCAGATGAAGCAAGAAAGAAA CCGCCGATTAGGTTCGTCCTTCCGTCGCGTCGCAGAATATCATCTCCAGGTCTTGATTCTCTCCTCAG GTTTGTTTGTGCTTTGTCACATGGATTCATGGGGACTGAACTGTATAGAAGGGAACATGACAAACTCTCAAAGAAGAGGATTGGATCTAGACTTAGATCTTAACTATCCTATTGCTCCACAAATTAGGGCTCTTGACCTGTCTCTTGGTTTGTCCATTTATGCTAATTCTGAAGAAGTTCAAGCTCAGGTGCATGGATGGTCTCACCGTCAAACTACAAATGTCATAGAGGTCCTTGACGATGAAGTTGCTATAATCTCCCCAAGGGCCTTTTCTCGA GCTAGGGAAAATTCTGAAAGAAACCATTCTCATGGGATGCGTGAAGTAATTGGTGAAGCTACTGGAGCTGTTACAGGATGCACAG CTGTTACCACTTTATGCACCAACTgcaaaagaagaatacctgATGATTGCGAGCCTTGCTTGAATCCAGGAACAAGTAACAAGAAGAAG GCAAATAATGTTTCTTTGATGGAAGATGTGCTCCAGCCTGTTTCTATGCCTGATGAATCTATCTTCAGTTGCCCTGTATGCATGGGCCCCTTTATTGAACCAACTGCAACAAG GCAGAAGGTTGGCAAGCGAGGCATCTTTAGGGTTTACCTTCCCACCAACAACTGA
- the LOC110610721 gene encoding uncharacterized protein LOC110610721 isoform X1 has translation MIDLRHFQAGKTSSCDRKRRKKKEIARKRRSNQNWRQMKQERNRRLGSSFRRVAEYHLQVLILSSGLFVLCHMDSWGLNCIEGNMTNSQRRGLDLDLDLNYPIAPQIRALDLSLGLSIYANSEEVQAQVHGWSHRQTTNVIEVLDDEVAIISPRAFSRARENSERNHSHGMREVIGEATGAVTGCTAVTTLCTNCKRRIPDDCEPCLNPGTSNKKKANNVSLMEDVLQPVSMPDESIFSCPVCMGPFIEPTATRCGHIFCKECLLKSLKSLHNKCPTCRQKVGKRGIFRVYLPTNN, from the exons ATGATAGATCTAAGGCATTTTCAAGCTGGAAAGACATCCTCGTGTGATCGGAAgcgaagaaagaagaaagaaatcgCAAGGAAACGGCGAAGCAATCAAAATTGGCGGCAGATGAAGCAAGAAAGAAA CCGCCGATTAGGTTCGTCCTTCCGTCGCGTCGCAGAATATCATCTCCAGGTCTTGATTCTCTCCTCAG GTTTGTTTGTGCTTTGTCACATGGATTCATGGGGACTGAACTGTATAGAAGGGAACATGACAAACTCTCAAAGAAGAGGATTGGATCTAGACTTAGATCTTAACTATCCTATTGCTCCACAAATTAGGGCTCTTGACCTGTCTCTTGGTTTGTCCATTTATGCTAATTCTGAAGAAGTTCAAGCTCAGGTGCATGGATGGTCTCACCGTCAAACTACAAATGTCATAGAGGTCCTTGACGATGAAGTTGCTATAATCTCCCCAAGGGCCTTTTCTCGA GCTAGGGAAAATTCTGAAAGAAACCATTCTCATGGGATGCGTGAAGTAATTGGTGAAGCTACTGGAGCTGTTACAGGATGCACAG CTGTTACCACTTTATGCACCAACTgcaaaagaagaatacctgATGATTGCGAGCCTTGCTTGAATCCAGGAACAAGTAACAAGAAGAAG GCAAATAATGTTTCTTTGATGGAAGATGTGCTCCAGCCTGTTTCTATGCCTGATGAATCTATCTTCAGTTGCCCTGTATGCATGGGCCCCTTTATTGAACCAACTGCAACAAGGTGTGGCCACATATTCTGTAAGGAGTGCCTCTtgaaatcattaaaatcattACATAACAAATGCCCAACCTGCAGGCAGAAGGTTGGCAAGCGAGGCATCTTTAGGGTTTACCTTCCCACCAACAACTGA